The nucleotide window CAAGGTGGCGGCTGGCGGCCAAGCCGAGGTGAAAGAAATCTTCTTCTGGCCGGAAATTCGTGCGGCCGGAAAGAACATCCTGCTGGTGGAGGGCGTATTGCATACCGGCATCACACTGGACTTTGTGACGCGCCGGTTGCAACTGGGCCAGCCGCAAAGCTTGCGCACAGCGGTGCTGCTGCATCGCCCCGAAGCGCAGCGGGTGGAGATTAAGCCTGATTACTTTGGCTTTCTGGTGGCATCTAATGTGGTAGTGGGCTACGGGCTCGATTGGGAAGGCCAGTATGCCAATCTGTCGTATCTGGCCAAGTTCGATCGCCCCGCGCCCATGATGGGGGAAGGGTGAAGAGTGAACCTGGCCGGGAGTCAACGGAAGCGGGAAGGGAGATAGGGACGTGAATGCTACGGCAAGAACGGTTGTTCTCTGGCTGATTATGATCCTTCTGGCCGTCTTTCTTTGGAAGATGGCGTCCGGCGGTGGCCAGAGCGTCAAAGAGACGGAACCTTCCTACACCGAGTTCCTCGACCAGGTGGAACGCGGCAACGTGACCGAAGTCACGATCAATCTCTCCCAGGTCGGCGGCAACATCCAGGGCGAATACAAGGACCGCACCAAGTTCCACACCACCGTGCCGCCGGATTACGGCGACCTGCTGAAAAAACTGCGCGAAAAGAGCGTGGTGATCAAGGTGCGCGAATCGAGCCGGGCGGAGTGGCTGGTGATCCTGCTGAACGCCGCGCCCCTTCTCTTGCTGGTGGCGCTGTGGATTTTCATGATGCGGCAGATGCAGGCCGGCGGCAATAAGGCGCTCAGTTTCGGCAAGTCGCGCGCCCGGCTGCTCACCTCGCAGCAGAAGAAAGTCACCTTCAAGGACGTTGCCGGCGTGGATGAGGCCAAGGAAGAGCTTCAGGAAATCATCGAATTCCTGAGGGACCCGCAGAAGTTTCAGAAGTTGGGCGGGCGCATTCCGAAGGGGGTCCTCTTGGTGGGCCCGCCCGGCACCGGCAAGACGCTTTTGGCCCGGGCTATCGCCGGCGAAGCGAACGTGCCCTTCTTCTCCATCTCCGGTTCGGATTTTGTGGAGATGTTCGTCGGCGTCGGCGCCAGCCGCGTGCGCGACCTCTTTGAGCAGGGCAAGAAGAACGCCCCCTGCATCGTCTTCATCGACGAAATTGACGCCGTGGGTCGCCACCGCGGCGCCGGCCTCGGCGGTGGCCACGACGAGCGCGAGCAGACCCTCAACGCCTTGCTCGTGGAAATGGATGGTTTTGAATCGAATGAGGGCGTGATCCTCATCGCCGCCACCAATCGCCCCGATGTGCTCGATCCCGCCCTGCTGCGCCCCGGGCGCTTCGACCGGCGGGTGGTGGTGCCCAGACCGGACGTCAAGGGGCGCGAAGAAATTCTGCGCGTTCACACCCGCAAGATTCCTCTGGCTGAGGACGTGGAGCTGTCGGTGATCGCCCGCGGCACGCCGGGTTTTTCCGGCGCCGATTTGGCCAACCTGGTGAACGAAGCCGCCCTGTGGGCGGCGCGCAAGAACCGCAAGGTCGTCATCATGGACGACTTCGAGATGTCCAAGGACAAAGTCTTGATGGGCGTCGAGCGGAAGTCCATGATCATTTCCGAAGAAGAGAAGCGGAACACCGCTTATCACGAAGCCGGCCACGCGCTGGTCGCCGCCACCCTGCCGGACGCCGACCCTCTGCACAAGGTAACGATCATCCCGCGGGGCATGGCGCTTGGCGTCACGATGCAATTGCCGGTGGACGACAAGCACACCTACACCAAGAACTTCATTGAGAGCACCATCACGGTGATGCTGGGCGGCCGCGCGGCCGAAGAGATTTTCCTCGGCCACCTCACCACCGGCGCCGGCGACGATATCGAGCGCGCCACCGAGATGGCTCGCAAAATGGTCTGCGAGTTCGGCATGTCCGACCTCGGCCCGCTCACCTTCGGCAAGAAGGAAGAGACCATCTTCTTGGGCCGCGAGATCGCGCAGCACCGCGATTACTCCG belongs to Candidatus Acidiferrales bacterium and includes:
- a CDS encoding phosphoribosyltransferase family protein, which translates into the protein MKHKLEVFYSESQIAARVSELGEQVSRDYGEQPVDVVAVLDQAFIFASDLVRRIRCPVRVHFLRADTRKVAAGGQAEVKEIFFWPEIRAAGKNILLVEGVLHTGITLDFVTRRLQLGQPQSLRTAVLLHRPEAQRVEIKPDYFGFLVASNVVVGYGLDWEGQYANLSYLAKFDRPAPMMGEG
- the ftsH gene encoding ATP-dependent zinc metalloprotease FtsH gives rise to the protein MNATARTVVLWLIMILLAVFLWKMASGGGQSVKETEPSYTEFLDQVERGNVTEVTINLSQVGGNIQGEYKDRTKFHTTVPPDYGDLLKKLREKSVVIKVRESSRAEWLVILLNAAPLLLLVALWIFMMRQMQAGGNKALSFGKSRARLLTSQQKKVTFKDVAGVDEAKEELQEIIEFLRDPQKFQKLGGRIPKGVLLVGPPGTGKTLLARAIAGEANVPFFSISGSDFVEMFVGVGASRVRDLFEQGKKNAPCIVFIDEIDAVGRHRGAGLGGGHDEREQTLNALLVEMDGFESNEGVILIAATNRPDVLDPALLRPGRFDRRVVVPRPDVKGREEILRVHTRKIPLAEDVELSVIARGTPGFSGADLANLVNEAALWAARKNRKVVIMDDFEMSKDKVLMGVERKSMIISEEEKRNTAYHEAGHALVAATLPDADPLHKVTIIPRGMALGVTMQLPVDDKHTYTKNFIESTITVMLGGRAAEEIFLGHLTTGAGDDIERATEMARKMVCEFGMSDLGPLTFGKKEETIFLGREIAQHRDYSEDTAIRIDQEVKKIVMQAYKRASEILESNRETLERIALALLEREVLDAAEIKLLIENKPLPEKAKLPPVAAPQPVAAPAAPRLEPKPVPGFTKGEKPAPA